From a single Lagopus muta isolate bLagMut1 chromosome 30, bLagMut1 primary, whole genome shotgun sequence genomic region:
- the LOC125686016 gene encoding coiled-coil domain-containing protein 81-like, producing the protein MEGCWTVSVSSELAYAFPTLLELSAEEIVAVWDAVSDYILEQMKLDKGVLIPGLGVFAVVREQFHSKEEALSVLRPVFQLDIGVLWLQELQSPNDIIPDDVKIEPLNYRQLSRASGVPLHLVPRCVRESVLLYCHLLRSREPVSFVFKNLGVMTCQDGFLLMRFFCSCVETLESDAPVLALIHTRFWTDDSADFGPETAAHGIHVFPRFQLTVEKSRAEAAAEKKAAIQRKMSKGVSAGRLLQRRKTLPPSMLLQRKPSSRQQDVAKEPSGSALPPCAGSSRGTKKAGQKETSAAQTSAALPATEESKRALQELRKESALWKEADHTWPMHQQQIERAQAEMAAWEGWSAGEDQHPPQLLARERVRVPHPPAQPRRQQVGRRWRKDEGLLPGSIMGTTTKLTLHADLLSPRAAQVLRRLEPHLRQQEVFAGTAERNRQKLEQKRHLLRAECSHGSRGEGAAIGGDRGGALGTGAGKPSRFPPVNGRS; encoded by the exons ATGGAAGGCTGCTGGACTGTGAGCGTCAGCTCAGAGCTGGCCTACGCGTTCCCAACGCTGCTGGAACTCTCTGCTGAAG agaTTGTGGCAGTCTGGGACGCTGTGTCTGATTACATCCTGGAACAGATGAAGCTGGACAAG GGAGTCCTGATTCCGGGACTTGGGGTCTTTGCTGTGGTCCGAGAGCAATTCCACAGCAAAGAAGAGGCGCTTTCGGTTCTAAGGCCTGTCTTCCAGCTGGACATCGgggtgctgtggctgcaggaacTCCAGTCTCCCAACGACATCATCCctg ACGACGTCAAGATTGAGCCGCTCAACTACCGGCAGCTCTCGCGAGCCTCCGGCGTCCCGCTGCACTTGGTGCCACGCTGCGTGCGGGAGAGCGTGCTCCTGTACTGTCACCTCCTGAGGAGCAGGGAGCCCGTCTCGTTCGTGTTCAAGAACCTCGGCGTTATGACCTGCCAAGACGGCTTCCTCCTCATGAGGTTCTTCTGCAGCTGCGTTGAAACGCTGGAGAGCGATGCCCCCGTCCTCGCACTGATCCACACC AGATTCTGGACGGACGATTCTGCTGACTTCGGGCCAGAGACCGCTGCCCATGGCATCCACGTGTTCCCGAG GTTTCAGCTCACCgtggaaaagagcagagcagaggccgccgcagaaaaaaaagctgccatACAGCGGAAGATGAGTAAAG GGGTCTCTGCCggcaggctgctgcagaggcGGAAGACACTTCCCccctccatgctgctgcagcgCAAGCCGAGCTCAAGGCAGCAAGATGTGGCGAAGGAGCCTTCTGGCAG TGCGCTCCCGCCGTGTGCAGGCAGCTCCCGTGGGACAAAGAAAGCGGGACAGAAGGAAACATCTGCTGCCCAGACCAGCGCTGCACTCCCTGCCACCGAGGAGTCTAAGAGAGCACTGCAG GAGCTCCGCAAAGAGTCTGCCCTGTGGAAAGAAGCAGACCACACGTGGCCCATGCACCAACAGCAAATAGAGCGAGCACAGGCAGAAATGGCGGCATGGGAAGGCTGGAGCGCAGGGGAGGACCAGCATCCGCCCCAG ctgctggccagggAGAGAGTGCGTGTTCCGCAtcctccagcccagcccaggagacagcaagtgggaaggagatggaggaaggACGAGGGTCTGCTGCCGGGAAGTATAATGGGGACGACGACCAAGCTGACACTGCATGCTGA CCTCCTTTCCCCGCGAGCGGCTCAGGTGCTCCGAAGGTTGGAGCCGCACCTCCGTCAGCAAGAGGTTTTTGCCGGCACAGCGGAAAGAAACCGGCAGAAGCTGGAGCAGAAGCGGCACCTCCTCCG GGCTGAATGCTCGCACGGCTCCAGAGGGGAAGGTGCAGCCATCGGTGGTGACCGCGGTGGAGCTCTCGGCACGGGGGCTGGGAAGCCGTCCAGATTTCCACCTGTGAATGGAAGATCGTAG